A single region of the Acidobacteriota bacterium genome encodes:
- a CDS encoding sulfatase-like hydrolase/transferase: protein MKDQALPKSAEQGPPAHASRSWVDASHLFALWTFAVAQPIFDLIGRQPDFLVAQRLSGAPIVLLALAGTLGIPALLALPLLLPGAATNRAARLWSDGLRTLLAAAFILQLLQWLPATVALVLAVAGGTGTALCLNRYRVLSNAVAVAAVAALVAPAVFLLRPGVRGLLPTVSASHFEPDSTIARAPYLESDLPIVLIVFDELPTSSLQRPDGSIDDRRFPSFAALAESADWYVGAVTAGLQTAKSIPALLTGKLPQGDTTAYYNDHTSNLFSWLGSRGGYRVVARETMSQLCPAAVCGETRAGGWTSLRSTAEDLSVVYGHLLLPAELRSRLPSVSHSWTRFRGASSNQQDEERKAHAGALFQDVPRLLDDFLRRVEQPGRTPTLYYLHLNLPHRPWKYLPSGREYTLPGTPISPPGFEAARLAKNDQLATHGLQRHLLQVGYADRVLGQVLDRLKEAAIYDRAMIVVAADHGHSFRPGELRRSPTEANVEDVLEVPLLVKRPGQTEGAVFDHVVQTIDIVPTIAATLGTELPWRTDGRHLSDRSPRNISVCCFRDDPDVRAFRTDPERRQQTLDRLHRLFATGTTDSPFSGVFSAGPRPDLLGRATVGMTDEHSTDPSTAKAILAGPSAFENIRPETGFIPSLVSGRIEPPVANGTPLAVSVDGIVRATTETFFHRGASRFSALVDERWLQAASHQIGVFAIEENVPSEDQHQTTLRTLLGGEPAPRLLTEADRVRGVDLGGGMVLKQVHHLFRCEMEVAAGGFLGRILSRPGLPADSVDEFFVFSGADLVYRGEDDRSRRRVRPYGGQREQMTFRISLPATLVNENSLTLLARSGDQVQVLYPPRPRGRFELTRDAQGRDLLLRHPQGIAGAEPERVPIESAGNEIIGAVEAWSSEEMQIRGWTADLGDLGVHQEVVVFLHGRELWVGQTGRRNRQVAAQAGHSYSGFVLPDSRYSASGSTPRLRTRDLAAIERHGLVVYAVSRRNVAARLPFAYQPLERTADDGELLPLGDGRRLSVQAPGDGFRSAFQVVATPGQGTLIEGWTAVRERDDRPREIVIYQSGEFLASIGAEPDQQSRVDQDHDRRPLPVSFRGLVPGAPDPATFAERHRVFALVSRGSAVELHVAP, encoded by the coding sequence ATGAAGGATCAGGCTCTCCCCAAGAGCGCGGAACAGGGACCCCCTGCGCACGCATCCAGAAGCTGGGTAGACGCTTCACACCTGTTCGCACTCTGGACCTTCGCCGTCGCCCAGCCGATCTTCGATCTGATCGGCAGACAGCCTGACTTCCTGGTGGCCCAACGCCTTTCCGGTGCGCCAATCGTGCTGCTGGCCCTTGCGGGCACGCTGGGAATCCCGGCCTTGCTGGCATTGCCGCTGCTCCTACCCGGAGCAGCCACGAATCGCGCCGCGCGCCTATGGAGCGACGGACTGCGTACGCTGCTCGCCGCCGCGTTCATCCTCCAGTTGTTGCAATGGCTGCCCGCTACCGTCGCGCTGGTGCTGGCGGTCGCTGGAGGTACTGGAACCGCGTTGTGTCTGAACCGGTACCGGGTCCTGTCGAACGCAGTCGCGGTCGCCGCCGTCGCGGCCCTCGTCGCACCGGCCGTGTTCCTGCTCCGGCCCGGCGTTCGCGGCCTTCTTCCGACCGTCTCAGCCTCGCACTTCGAGCCCGACTCCACGATCGCCAGAGCTCCGTACCTTGAAAGCGACCTGCCGATCGTTCTCATCGTGTTCGACGAACTGCCGACGAGTTCCCTTCAACGGCCGGACGGCTCGATCGACGATCGCCGGTTTCCCTCGTTCGCCGCTCTGGCCGAAAGCGCCGACTGGTACGTCGGCGCGGTGACCGCTGGACTCCAGACGGCCAAGTCGATTCCGGCGCTTCTCACCGGCAAACTGCCCCAAGGCGACACCACCGCCTACTACAACGATCACACCTCCAACCTCTTCTCGTGGCTGGGGAGCAGAGGCGGTTATCGAGTCGTAGCCCGGGAGACCATGTCGCAGCTCTGCCCCGCCGCGGTCTGCGGCGAAACACGGGCAGGTGGGTGGACATCTCTCAGGAGCACTGCCGAGGACCTCAGCGTCGTCTACGGCCACTTGCTGCTGCCCGCGGAGCTCCGAAGCCGTCTCCCCTCCGTAAGCCACTCATGGACCAGGTTTCGAGGCGCGAGTTCCAACCAGCAGGACGAAGAACGCAAGGCGCACGCCGGCGCGCTCTTTCAGGACGTACCTCGTCTGCTCGACGACTTCCTGCGGCGCGTTGAGCAGCCGGGGCGAACTCCGACGCTCTACTACCTTCACCTGAATCTGCCGCACCGGCCGTGGAAGTACCTGCCATCCGGCCGCGAGTACACATTGCCCGGCACTCCGATCAGCCCTCCCGGCTTCGAAGCTGCCCGCCTGGCGAAGAACGATCAGTTGGCAACGCACGGCCTGCAGCGCCATCTGCTGCAGGTCGGCTACGCGGATCGCGTACTCGGACAGGTCCTCGACCGCCTGAAGGAAGCCGCGATCTACGACCGGGCCATGATTGTCGTCGCAGCCGATCATGGCCATAGCTTCCGCCCCGGGGAGCTCCGGCGCTCGCCCACCGAGGCGAATGTCGAGGACGTGCTCGAAGTGCCTCTCTTGGTCAAGCGACCGGGACAAACGGAGGGAGCCGTCTTCGACCATGTGGTTCAGACGATCGACATCGTGCCAACAATCGCTGCCACCTTGGGCACAGAGTTGCCTTGGCGCACCGACGGTCGACACCTAAGCGATCGTTCGCCGCGCAACATCAGCGTTTGTTGCTTCAGGGACGACCCGGACGTGCGAGCTTTCCGCACCGACCCCGAGCGCCGCCAGCAGACTCTCGATCGCCTGCACCGGCTCTTCGCCACAGGAACCACTGACAGCCCGTTCTCTGGTGTTTTCTCGGCCGGACCGCGGCCGGATCTTCTGGGACGCGCAACCGTCGGGATGACCGACGAACACTCAACCGACCCTTCGACCGCGAAGGCCATCCTTGCGGGGCCGAGCGCCTTCGAGAACATACGGCCGGAGACCGGCTTCATCCCAAGTCTCGTCAGTGGTCGAATCGAGCCGCCCGTTGCCAACGGCACACCACTGGCCGTCTCCGTGGACGGCATCGTGCGGGCCACGACCGAGACGTTCTTCCACCGAGGTGCAAGCAGGTTCTCGGCACTGGTCGACGAACGCTGGCTCCAGGCCGCAAGCCACCAGATCGGCGTGTTCGCTATCGAGGAGAATGTCCCGTCCGAAGACCAACATCAAACCACTCTGAGAACACTGCTCGGCGGGGAGCCGGCGCCACGACTGCTAACCGAAGCGGACAGAGTGCGCGGCGTGGACCTCGGTGGAGGCATGGTCCTGAAGCAAGTTCATCATCTCTTTCGATGTGAAATGGAGGTGGCCGCCGGCGGCTTCCTCGGTCGCATCCTCTCCAGACCCGGCTTGCCGGCGGACTCCGTGGACGAGTTCTTCGTCTTCAGTGGCGCGGATCTTGTCTACAGGGGCGAGGACGACCGGTCACGTCGTCGAGTACGGCCATACGGCGGCCAACGAGAACAGATGACGTTCCGTATCTCGCTCCCCGCAACCCTCGTGAACGAGAATTCCCTCACTCTCCTTGCCCGAAGCGGCGATCAGGTTCAGGTGCTCTACCCACCACGACCGCGAGGAAGGTTTGAACTGACCCGAGATGCCCAAGGCCGAGACCTCCTGCTGCGCCACCCCCAAGGCATCGCCGGCGCGGAACCCGAGCGCGTTCCCATCGAATCCGCCGGCAACGAGATCATCGGAGCCGTCGAAGCGTGGTCATCGGAGGAAATGCAGATCCGCGGTTGGACCGCCGATCTCGGTGACCTGGGAGTGCACCAGGAAGTCGTCGTCTTCCTCCATGGCCGCGAGCTCTGGGTCGGCCAAACGGGCCGCAGGAATCGGCAGGTGGCGGCGCAAGCGGGTCACTCCTACAGCGGCTTCGTCCTTCCGGACAGCAGGTACTCCGCGTCCGGTTCAACCCCCAGGCTCAGGACCCGCGATCTGGCCGCAATCGAACGACACGGACTCGTCGTGTATGCCGTCTCCCGCCGGAACGTCGCGGCGAGGCTGCCATTCGCCTATCAACCCCTGGAACGCACTGCGGACGACGGCGAGCTTCTCCCGCTAGGCGACGGCCGAAGGCTGAGTGTGCAAGCGCCAGGAGACGGCTTCCGCAGCGCATTTCAGGTCGTGGCCACCCCCGGCCAGGGAACGCTGATCGAAGGCTGGACCGCTGTCAGGGAACGGGACGACCGACCGCGGGAAATCGTCATCTACCAGAGCGGCGAATTCCTGGCCAGCATCGGGGCGGAACCGGATCAGCAAAGCCGCGTCGACCAGGACCACGACCGGCGGCCTCTTCCCGTGAGTTTCCGCGGACTTGTGCCGGGCGCACCGGATCCTGCGACGTTCGCCGAACGGCACCGCGTCTTCGCTCTCGTGTCGAGAGGGTCAGCCGTCGAACTGCACGTAGCGCCGTAG
- a CDS encoding M20/M25/M40 family metallo-hydrolase, with the protein MKRLETILAAAALWFGAVASVAVAQTANPRNLPPAEYMELASSLLEQLIEIDTTDTERGDNTRAARVVADALLEAGFPPEDVHVLVPDGFPTKGNLVARLRGSDPDAEPILLLAHLDVVEALAEDWSPDIPPFEFQERDGYFYGRGTADDKDECAIHAVNLIRLRREGFVPERDIIIALTADEESGTRNGVEFLLADHRDLIDAALALNEGGGGMERDGRKVSNNVQGSEKVFLSFWFRARNPGGHSSLPVRENALPQLAEANVNCRLLPGHDPDEVEETLRRLASPFGVEVERRREATPSPPSPMTGDVLDAIERVTEEMWPGVPVLPVMTTGATDGLYLRNAGIPVYGVSGIFGDMDDVRAHGRDERIRIDHFHEGQEFLYRLVKALSAAD; encoded by the coding sequence ATGAAACGCCTCGAGACCATTCTCGCTGCCGCTGCCCTGTGGTTCGGTGCGGTTGCTTCCGTGGCCGTTGCCCAGACGGCGAATCCGCGGAACCTGCCGCCGGCCGAGTACATGGAACTGGCGAGCAGCCTCCTGGAGCAACTGATCGAGATCGACACGACGGACACAGAGCGGGGCGACAACACGCGGGCCGCCCGGGTCGTGGCGGACGCCCTGCTCGAGGCCGGCTTTCCGCCCGAGGACGTCCACGTGCTGGTTCCCGATGGGTTCCCCACCAAGGGCAACCTCGTGGCGCGGCTTCGGGGGAGCGACCCGGACGCCGAGCCGATCCTGCTGCTCGCCCACCTCGATGTCGTGGAGGCGCTGGCCGAGGACTGGAGCCCCGACATCCCTCCGTTCGAGTTCCAGGAGCGGGACGGTTACTTCTACGGTCGCGGCACCGCCGACGACAAGGATGAGTGCGCGATCCACGCCGTCAACCTGATCCGCCTGCGCCGGGAGGGCTTCGTCCCCGAGCGGGACATCATCATCGCGCTCACCGCCGACGAGGAGAGCGGGACCCGCAACGGCGTCGAGTTCCTGCTCGCGGACCACAGGGACCTGATCGACGCGGCGCTCGCGCTGAACGAGGGTGGCGGCGGCATGGAGCGGGACGGCCGCAAGGTCTCGAACAACGTGCAGGGAAGCGAGAAGGTCTTCCTGTCATTCTGGTTCAGGGCCAGGAACCCGGGCGGCCACTCCTCGCTGCCGGTGCGCGAGAACGCGCTGCCGCAGTTGGCGGAGGCGAACGTGAACTGCCGGCTGTTGCCTGGCCACGACCCGGACGAGGTCGAGGAGACGTTGCGCCGGCTCGCCTCGCCGTTCGGCGTCGAGGTCGAACGGAGGCGGGAGGCGACGCCGAGCCCGCCGTCACCGATGACCGGCGACGTTCTCGACGCGATCGAGCGGGTGACCGAGGAGATGTGGCCCGGCGTTCCCGTGCTGCCTGTGATGACCACAGGCGCCACGGACGGCCTGTACCTGCGCAACGCCGGCATCCCGGTCTACGGGGTCTCGGGCATCTTCGGCGACATGGACGACGTCCGCGCCCACGGCCGCGACGAGCGGATCCGGATCGACCACTTTCACGAAGGGCAGGAGTTCCTGTACCGGCTGGTCAAGGCGCTGTCCGCGGCGGATTGA
- the hutH gene encoding histidine ammonia-lyase: MKLRLNGSPLTLDELREAWRLPLSVELGEDARSRIEAAAAAVDRVIAEGAAVYGVNTGFGQLAQVRIEEDELAHLQENLVRSHAAGVGDDLSDEIVRLVILLKVMALARGHSGVRLELVDALRALLEHEIYPCIPSQGSVGASGDLAPLAHLSRVLLGEGEAHVRGRLVPAPEALTEAGIEPIRLGPKEGLALLNGTQVSTALALAAVFRTENVLAAALVAGAMATDATKGSDGPFDRRIQDLRGHSGQADVATALRELMKGSEIRASHLQCNRVQDPYSIRCQPPVAGACLEALRHVSGLLETEANAVTDNPLVFASTGEILSGGNFHAEPVAIAADYLALAVAEIGSLSERRTALLIDANLSQLPAFLVRNSGLNSGFMMAGTTAAALVSENKCLAHPATVDTIPTSANQEDHVSMATHGARRLHDMLDNVQNIVAIELLAAAQGIEFRRPDRSSTAIEEAISTVRAISPPYTEDRPLANDIAGVAALIGRGAFRGYVASLLAR; this comes from the coding sequence ATGAAGCTCCGGCTCAACGGTTCTCCGCTGACGCTCGACGAACTGCGGGAAGCCTGGCGCCTTCCGCTCAGCGTCGAGCTCGGCGAGGACGCCAGGAGCCGAATCGAAGCGGCCGCTGCAGCCGTCGACCGCGTGATCGCCGAAGGCGCCGCGGTCTACGGCGTCAACACCGGCTTCGGGCAGCTCGCCCAGGTGCGGATCGAGGAGGACGAACTCGCCCATCTCCAGGAGAACCTGGTGCGCTCCCACGCCGCCGGCGTCGGCGACGACCTGAGCGACGAGATCGTGCGGCTGGTCATCCTGCTGAAGGTGATGGCGCTTGCCCGCGGCCATTCCGGCGTGCGACTGGAGCTGGTCGACGCACTGAGAGCGCTCCTGGAGCACGAGATCTACCCGTGCATTCCGTCGCAGGGCTCCGTCGGCGCCTCGGGAGACCTCGCGCCGCTCGCCCATCTGTCGCGGGTGCTGCTCGGGGAGGGCGAGGCCCACGTCCGCGGCAGGCTGGTCCCCGCGCCTGAAGCCCTGACCGAGGCGGGTATCGAACCGATCCGGCTGGGCCCGAAGGAGGGTCTTGCGCTGCTGAACGGCACCCAGGTGTCGACGGCGCTGGCACTGGCCGCGGTCTTCCGAACGGAGAACGTCCTGGCCGCCGCCCTGGTGGCCGGTGCGATGGCCACCGACGCGACGAAGGGCAGCGACGGCCCGTTCGACCGGCGAATCCAGGACCTCCGGGGGCATTCCGGTCAGGCCGACGTCGCCACCGCGCTGCGGGAGCTGATGAAGGGAAGCGAGATCAGGGCCTCGCACCTTCAGTGCAACCGGGTGCAGGACCCCTACTCGATCCGCTGCCAGCCCCCGGTCGCCGGCGCCTGTCTGGAAGCGCTCCGCCACGTCTCCGGCCTTCTCGAGACGGAAGCGAACGCCGTCACCGACAATCCGCTCGTCTTCGCGAGCACCGGAGAGATCCTCTCCGGCGGCAACTTCCACGCGGAGCCGGTCGCGATCGCCGCCGACTACCTGGCGCTCGCGGTCGCCGAGATCGGCTCGCTGTCCGAACGCCGCACGGCGCTCCTCATCGACGCCAATCTCAGCCAGTTGCCCGCCTTCCTGGTCCGCAACAGCGGCCTGAACAGCGGCTTCATGATGGCCGGCACCACCGCCGCGGCCCTCGTTTCCGAGAACAAGTGCCTCGCCCATCCCGCGACGGTGGACACGATCCCGACCTCCGCCAACCAGGAGGACCACGTCAGCATGGCGACCCACGGGGCACGACGGCTGCACGACATGCTGGACAACGTGCAGAACATCGTCGCGATCGAACTGCTCGCGGCGGCTCAGGGAATCGAGTTCCGCCGCCCGGACCGGAGTTCCACCGCGATCGAGGAGGCGATCTCGACGGTGCGCGCGATCTCGCCGCCGTACACCGAGGACCGGCCGCTCGCCAACGACATCGCAGGTGTTGCCGCGCTGATCGGGCGAGGCGCCTTCCGCGGCTACGTGGCGTCCTTGCTTGCGCGCTAA
- the hutI gene encoding imidazolonepropionase, with translation MDRWDLLLTDARIATMHHGVVAYGAVEDGALAIAGGTIAWVGPRPRLPPGEAAEQRSLDGRWITPALIDCHTHLVFGGDRGAEFESRLGGASYEDIADAGGGIMSTVRATRAATGDELYGAALDRLRALAAEGAGTVEIKSGYGLDTETELRMLEVARRLGRRSGLTIRTTLLAAHAVPAEFRGRADDYIDLVLSDVMPASVERNLADAVDAFCEGIAFDAAQVARVFERAVDLGLPVKLHADQLSDGGGAEMAARFGALSADHLEYTPPHGVEALAKAGTVAVLLPGACLTLDETCRPPVGELRRHGVPIAIATDCNPGTSSLCSLPETMALASRLFGLTPEECLAGVTRHAARALGLEDRGTLEAGKRADIAIWDIAHPRDLSYWLGRSQLAELLVGGAVPPVATSA, from the coding sequence ATGGACCGTTGGGACCTGCTGCTGACGGATGCGCGCATCGCGACGATGCATCACGGCGTCGTCGCGTACGGGGCGGTCGAGGACGGCGCTCTGGCGATCGCCGGGGGGACGATCGCCTGGGTCGGTCCGCGTCCCCGGCTGCCGCCCGGCGAGGCCGCCGAGCAACGCTCCCTGGACGGCCGATGGATCACTCCCGCGCTCATCGATTGCCACACCCACCTGGTCTTCGGAGGAGACCGGGGGGCGGAGTTCGAGTCGCGCCTCGGCGGAGCGAGTTACGAGGACATCGCCGATGCGGGCGGCGGCATCATGTCGACGGTCCGCGCGACCCGGGCGGCGACCGGGGACGAGCTCTACGGCGCCGCGCTCGATCGACTGAGAGCCCTCGCCGCCGAAGGTGCCGGCACGGTCGAGATCAAGTCCGGCTATGGCCTCGATACCGAGACGGAACTCCGGATGCTGGAGGTCGCGCGGCGCCTCGGCCGGCGCTCCGGCCTGACGATCCGGACCACGCTTCTCGCCGCGCACGCGGTGCCGGCCGAGTTTCGGGGCCGGGCGGACGACTACATCGATCTGGTCCTGTCGGACGTGATGCCGGCGTCGGTGGAACGGAACCTCGCCGATGCCGTGGACGCCTTCTGCGAGGGGATCGCGTTCGATGCAGCCCAGGTGGCCAGGGTCTTCGAGCGCGCCGTCGATCTCGGCCTGCCGGTCAAACTGCATGCGGACCAGTTGAGCGATGGCGGCGGCGCCGAGATGGCCGCCCGGTTCGGAGCGCTGTCGGCGGACCATCTCGAGTACACGCCGCCGCATGGCGTGGAGGCGCTGGCGAAGGCCGGGACAGTCGCCGTGTTGCTACCGGGCGCCTGCCTGACGCTCGACGAGACGTGCCGCCCGCCGGTCGGCGAGTTGCGCCGGCACGGGGTGCCGATCGCGATCGCCACGGACTGCAATCCAGGCACGTCGTCGCTGTGCTCCCTGCCGGAAACGATGGCTCTGGCCAGCCGTCTGTTCGGTCTGACGCCCGAGGAGTGCCTGGCCGGTGTCACCCGCCACGCCGCGCGGGCGCTGGGACTCGAGGATCGGGGCACGCTGGAGGCGGGGAAGCGTGCCGACATCGCCATCTGGGACATCGCCCATCCGCGCGACCTGAGCTACTGGCTGGGCCGGAGCCAGCTCGCCGAGCTGCTGGTTGGCGGAGCCGTGCCGCCGGTCGCCACGAGTGCCTAA
- a CDS encoding urocanate hydratase, which translates to MKTTRIEPIRAPTGSSISAKSWLTEAPLRMLMNNLDPEVAERPEDLVVYGGIGKAARNWESYERLTETLRELEADETLVVQSGKPVGVFRTHADAPRVLIANSNLVPAWATWEHFRELDRLGLMMFGQMTAGSWIYIGSQGIIQGTYETFVEMGRQHYGGDLSGRWILTAGLGGMGGAQPLAAKLAGASLLAIECQADRIDKRLETGYLDMRAESLDEALTVIQASVEARSPLSVGLLGNAAEVLPELLVRGVRPDALTDQTSAHDPANGYLPIGWSVDEWRARRESHPDAVATAARESIAVHVRAMLGFSEAGVPTFDYGNNIRQEALGAGVENAFDFPGFVPAYIRPLFCRGIGPFRWAALSGDPEDIYRTDAKVKELIPDDPHLHNWLDAAREQIRFQGLPARICWVGLGQRHRIGLAFNEMVRTGELRAPVVIGRDHLDSGSVASPNRETEAMRDGSDAVSDWAFLNAMLNTASGATWVSVHHGGGVGMGYAQHAGFVIVCDGTEAADRRIERVLWNDPATGVMRHADAGYEDAIECAREQGLNLPMVPGAGPR; encoded by the coding sequence ATGAAGACCACCCGGATCGAACCGATCAGGGCGCCCACCGGGAGCAGCATCTCGGCGAAGAGCTGGCTTACCGAGGCGCCGCTCCGCATGCTGATGAACAACCTCGACCCGGAGGTCGCGGAGCGCCCCGAGGACCTCGTCGTCTACGGAGGGATCGGCAAGGCGGCCCGCAACTGGGAGTCCTACGAGCGGCTCACCGAAACGCTCCGCGAACTGGAAGCCGACGAAACGCTCGTCGTCCAGTCCGGAAAGCCGGTCGGGGTGTTCCGCACCCACGCCGACGCCCCGCGGGTGCTGATCGCCAACTCGAATCTCGTCCCCGCCTGGGCCACCTGGGAGCACTTCCGGGAACTCGACCGGCTGGGACTGATGATGTTCGGGCAGATGACCGCCGGCTCGTGGATCTACATCGGCAGCCAGGGGATCATCCAGGGCACCTACGAGACCTTCGTCGAGATGGGCCGGCAGCACTACGGCGGCGACCTGTCGGGGCGCTGGATTCTCACCGCCGGACTCGGCGGCATGGGCGGAGCGCAGCCCCTCGCCGCCAAGCTGGCCGGGGCGTCGCTGCTGGCGATCGAGTGCCAGGCGGACCGGATCGATAAGCGGCTCGAGACCGGCTACCTCGACATGCGGGCCGAGTCCCTCGACGAGGCTTTGACCGTGATCCAGGCGTCGGTCGAAGCGCGGTCACCGCTCTCCGTCGGCCTGCTCGGCAACGCCGCTGAGGTGCTTCCCGAACTGCTGGTCCGCGGCGTGCGGCCCGACGCGCTGACCGACCAGACCTCCGCGCACGACCCGGCGAACGGCTATCTGCCGATCGGCTGGAGCGTCGATGAGTGGCGGGCGCGCAGGGAAAGCCATCCCGACGCGGTGGCGACGGCTGCACGCGAGTCGATCGCGGTTCACGTTCGCGCGATGCTCGGCTTCAGCGAGGCCGGCGTGCCCACCTTCGACTACGGCAACAACATCCGCCAGGAGGCGCTCGGAGCGGGTGTCGAAAACGCCTTCGACTTCCCCGGTTTCGTGCCGGCATACATCCGCCCCCTGTTCTGCCGGGGCATCGGTCCCTTCCGCTGGGCCGCCCTGTCCGGCGATCCCGAGGACATCTACCGCACCGACGCGAAGGTCAAGGAACTGATTCCCGACGACCCGCACCTGCACAACTGGCTGGACGCCGCCCGCGAGCAGATTCGGTTCCAGGGCCTGCCGGCGCGGATCTGCTGGGTGGGTCTGGGCCAACGTCACCGGATCGGCCTCGCCTTCAACGAGATGGTGCGAACCGGCGAGTTGCGCGCGCCCGTCGTTATCGGCCGCGATCACCTGGACAGCGGCTCCGTCGCGAGCCCGAACCGGGAGACCGAAGCGATGCGGGACGGTTCCGACGCGGTCTCCGACTGGGCGTTCCTCAACGCGATGCTGAACACCGCCAGCGGCGCCACCTGGGTCTCCGTGCATCACGGCGGAGGAGTCGGCATGGGCTACGCCCAGCACGCCGGGTTCGTCATCGTCTGCGACGGCACCGAAGCCGCCGACCGGCGGATCGAGCGTGTGCTCTGGAACGACCCGGCGACCGGCGTCATGCGCCATGCCGACGCGGGCTACGAGGACGCGATCGAATGCGCCCGCGAGCAGGGTCTCAACCTGCCCATGGTCCCGGGCGCCGGGCCGCGATGA
- a CDS encoding formimidoylglutamate deiminase, with the protein MTRIRARLALLARGWAEDVLLVIDGCTIVRAEPGAARCPADLDADIVVPGLTNAHSHAFQRALAGRTEHRSGAGRDSFWTWRRNMYRLVQRLDAGRFEAIARQAYVEMLESGYTSVVEFHYLHREPAGNGNAETMFEAIQRAASSTGIRLTYVPVLYQRAGFGDDAVTSGQRPFALTTARFLDHQERAAGTASGTIRVGIGVHSLRAVGERSLRRVAARAGETGAPMHIHVAEQQREVDECLAAHGQRPVRWLLDRLEIGEPWCLVHATHMDEDECRDLAASGATVCLCPTTEANLGDGLFPLPDYLRHGGRIAIGSDSHVSINPFEELRWLEYGQRLRSRSRNVASMQDPHVGRELFERALAGGARAAGHGIAGLEEGAPADLVVLDAGDPMLAGHEPATLLDALVFSGYRLPIERVMVDGKWRVAGGEHADRSEAARDFARALANLEAGP; encoded by the coding sequence GTGACGAGGATCAGGGCACGCCTCGCGCTCCTGGCGCGGGGATGGGCGGAAGACGTCCTGCTGGTCATCGACGGATGCACGATCGTCCGGGCGGAGCCAGGCGCCGCCCGCTGCCCCGCCGACCTGGACGCCGACATCGTCGTTCCCGGCCTCACCAATGCCCACAGCCACGCCTTCCAGCGCGCGCTGGCCGGCAGGACCGAGCACCGCTCGGGAGCCGGCCGCGACAGCTTCTGGACGTGGCGCCGGAACATGTACCGACTCGTCCAGCGGCTCGATGCCGGCCGGTTCGAGGCGATCGCGCGGCAGGCGTACGTGGAGATGCTGGAGAGCGGGTACACCTCGGTCGTCGAGTTCCACTACCTGCACCGTGAGCCGGCGGGAAACGGGAACGCGGAGACGATGTTCGAGGCGATCCAGCGCGCCGCTTCCTCCACCGGCATCCGGTTGACTTACGTCCCAGTGCTCTACCAGCGCGCGGGATTCGGCGACGACGCCGTCACGTCCGGTCAACGGCCCTTTGCCCTGACGACCGCGCGTTTTCTCGACCACCAGGAACGCGCCGCCGGGACCGCGTCCGGGACGATCCGGGTCGGCATCGGTGTCCACAGCCTGCGCGCGGTCGGCGAACGGTCGCTGCGCCGGGTCGCGGCGCGAGCCGGAGAAACCGGCGCGCCGATGCACATCCATGTCGCCGAGCAGCAACGGGAGGTCGACGAGTGCCTGGCGGCCCACGGGCAACGCCCGGTCCGCTGGCTCCTGGACCGTCTCGAGATCGGTGAGCCGTGGTGCCTGGTGCACGCCACCCACATGGACGAAGACGAGTGCCGCGATCTCGCCGCTTCCGGCGCCACCGTCTGCCTGTGTCCGACGACCGAGGCGAACCTGGGCGACGGTCTGTTTCCGCTGCCCGACTATCTGCGGCACGGCGGCCGCATCGCGATCGGCTCCGACAGCCACGTCTCGATCAATCCCTTCGAGGAACTGCGCTGGCTCGAGTACGGGCAGCGGCTTCGCTCGCGGTCGCGGAACGTGGCGTCCATGCAGGACCCGCATGTCGGGCGTGAGCTGTTCGAGCGCGCCCTTGCCGGCGGCGCCAGGGCAGCCGGCCACGGGATTGCCGGCCTCGAGGAGGGAGCGCCGGCCGATCTGGTCGTCCTCGACGCTGGGGATCCGATGCTCGCCGGCCACGAACCGGCCACCCTGCTCGACGCGCTGGTATTCTCGGGCTACCGCCTCCCCATCGAACGGGTGATGGTCGATGGCAAGTGGCGGGTAGCAGGCGGCGAGCACGCCGATCGCAGCGAAGCGGCAAGAGACTTCGCAAGAGCACTGGCAAACCTGGAAGCAGGCCCGTAA